The Thiovulum sp. ES genome has a window encoding:
- a CDS encoding hypothetical protein (PFAM: Protein of unknown function, DUF400): protein MRNVSIISSVLMALVLFSTGCATKKDTDKKRDYKVKDPLSRDYLNEDIIPNSPILRGRKIMTISAKGLGVAPVNVNSSAQALALAKRAATVDAYRQLGEKMYGIRITAKDTIRDMASKSSVVKTSLEAVIKNAEIVDETYNNGLYEVTMELKLDAKKWQRILSGYNYSYNTRRGR, encoded by the coding sequence ATGAGAAATGTTTCTATTATTTCATCGGTTCTTATGGCTTTAGTTCTATTCTCAACTGGTTGTGCAACCAAGAAGGATACAGACAAGAAGAGAGACTACAAAGTCAAAGACCCTCTGTCTCGTGATTATCTTAACGAAGACATTATTCCAAACTCACCTATTTTAAGAGGTCGAAAGATTATGACTATTTCGGCTAAAGGTCTAGGTGTTGCTCCAGTTAATGTCAATTCTTCTGCTCAAGCTCTTGCACTTGCAAAACGAGCTGCTACTGTTGATGCTTACCGACAACTTGGTGAGAAAATGTATGGAATTAGAATTACTGCGAAAGACACAATTCGAGATATGGCTTCTAAAAGTTCAGTTGTAAAAACTTCTCTTGAAGCTGTTATCAAGAATGCTGAAATTGTTGATGAAACTTATAACAATGGTCTTTATGAAGTTACTATGGAATTAAAACTCGATGCTAAAAAATGGCAAAGAATTCTTTCGGGGTATAACTACAGTTATAATACACGACGAGGTCGATAA
- a CDS encoding SapC (PFAM: SapC), protein MIQKMIKKPKLLDKRDLETKFSAIENYNFASEVGAIAVSFRETAEASKYYPIMFIKESDGFSAIAILGADKDKNLFIDKNGKWLTRYIPSMIRLYPFAFSKASADAKTISIAYDTESKLVNAKKGETFFKDDQTLSVYGEKIKNGAEELYNDISVLKNITKELERLQLLTPIDISFGKKDKAQHRITGIYQVDPEKLNKLSDTEVLNLTKIGGMNLINNHLNSLSNFDELVNKLD, encoded by the coding sequence ATGATTCAAAAAATGATTAAAAAACCTAAGCTTTTAGACAAAAGAGATTTAGAAACAAAATTCTCAGCAATTGAAAACTATAATTTTGCAAGTGAAGTTGGAGCAATTGCTGTCTCTTTTCGAGAAACTGCTGAAGCAAGTAAATACTACCCAATTATGTTTATCAAAGAGAGTGATGGTTTTTCTGCGATTGCAATTCTTGGTGCAGATAAAGATAAGAATCTTTTTATTGATAAAAACGGAAAATGGCTAACTCGATATATTCCATCAATGATTCGACTCTATCCGTTTGCTTTTTCAAAAGCTTCTGCTGATGCTAAAACGATTTCAATTGCTTATGATACTGAGTCTAAACTTGTCAATGCTAAAAAAGGTGAAACTTTTTTCAAAGACGATCAAACTCTTTCTGTTTATGGTGAAAAAATTAAAAATGGTGCTGAAGAGCTTTATAACGATATTTCTGTTTTAAAGAACATTACAAAAGAGCTTGAAAGACTTCAACTTTTAACTCCAATCGACATCTCTTTTGGTAAAAAAGATAAGGCACAACATAGAATTACTGGAATTTATCAAGTTGATCCTGAAAAATTAAATAAGCTTTCTGATACTGAAGTTTTAAACTTAACTAAAATTGGTGGAATGAACCTTATTAATAATCACTTAAATTCTCTCTCAAATTTTGACGAGCTTGTTAATAAGTTAGATTAA
- a CDS encoding arginyl-tRNA synthetase (PFAM: DALR anticodon binding domain; Arginyl tRNA synthetase N terminal domain; tRNA synthetases class I (R)~TIGRFAM: arginyl-tRNA synthetase) encodes MRKEIAKLLKEKFEKEVVVEIPKDTKFGEFSTPVAFSLAKEYRKSPIKIAEDLVPELQNYPQFEKVEAVKGFLNFYLSEDFLNRFGEKSLKEDFGQSEKNEKILLEFVSANPTGPLHIGHARGAIYGDSLLRLGRHLGYKIDSEYYVNDAGRQISLLGVSIKYAFDEISGKNPTEPEEYYRGEYIFDLAKEIQAENGDEVFSDLDKLSVLGKNKMILEIKSNLSSAGIEFDSYVSEKEIFADWEKALEKIGNGTYQKDGKTFLKSSEHGDDSDRVIVRENGIPTYLAGDITYHNNKFSRDYDKYINIWGADHHGYIKRVESAIEFLGYDSSKLETRLTQMVSLLRDGEPYKMSKRAGNFILMKDVVDEVGADALRFIFASKTADTSLTFDISDLMKQDSSNPIYYINYAHARVHSLLRKSEFSIEEILKENITTSSHRESRELLFFALRLPEVIEESFESRGVQKMAEYLHSLASNFHSFYNKTPMIGNEKEKELLKLSLIVANSIKLGLSLLGISAKEKM; translated from the coding sequence TTGAGAAAAGAGATTGCAAAACTTTTAAAAGAGAAATTTGAGAAAGAAGTTGTTGTTGAAATTCCAAAAGATACAAAATTTGGAGAGTTTTCAACACCAGTTGCTTTTTCACTTGCAAAAGAGTATAGAAAATCCCCAATTAAAATTGCCGAAGATTTAGTTCCAGAATTACAAAATTATCCACAATTTGAAAAAGTAGAAGCTGTAAAAGGTTTTTTGAATTTTTATTTGAGTGAAGATTTTTTAAATCGTTTTGGTGAAAAATCTTTAAAAGAGGATTTTGGTCAGAGTGAAAAAAATGAAAAAATCCTACTTGAATTTGTGAGTGCAAATCCAACTGGACCATTGCATATTGGACATGCTCGGGGTGCAATTTATGGAGATTCTCTGCTTCGACTTGGACGACATCTCGGATATAAAATTGATAGTGAATATTATGTAAATGATGCAGGAAGACAAATTTCACTTTTAGGAGTATCAATAAAATATGCTTTTGATGAGATTTCAGGAAAAAATCCGACTGAACCAGAAGAGTATTATCGAGGTGAGTATATTTTTGATTTGGCAAAAGAGATTCAAGCTGAAAATGGCGATGAGGTTTTTTCTGATTTAGACAAACTTTCAGTTCTTGGAAAAAATAAGATGATTTTGGAAATTAAAAGTAATTTGAGTTCAGCAGGAATTGAATTCGACTCATATGTTTCAGAAAAAGAGATTTTTGCAGATTGGGAAAAAGCATTAGAAAAAATTGGAAATGGAACTTATCAAAAAGACGGCAAAACATTTTTAAAATCAAGTGAACACGGAGACGATTCGGATCGTGTAATTGTTCGAGAAAATGGAATTCCTACCTATCTTGCTGGAGATATTACTTATCACAATAATAAATTTTCACGAGATTACGATAAATATATAAATATTTGGGGAGCAGATCACCACGGTTATATTAAACGAGTTGAGTCGGCAATTGAATTTCTGGGATATGACTCTTCAAAATTAGAGACTCGATTAACTCAAATGGTTTCACTTTTACGAGATGGCGAACCTTATAAAATGAGCAAAAGAGCAGGAAATTTTATTCTTATGAAAGATGTTGTCGATGAGGTCGGAGCTGATGCACTCCGTTTCATTTTTGCAAGTAAAACTGCGGATACTTCACTCACTTTTGATATTTCTGATTTGATGAAACAAGATAGCTCAAATCCAATCTATTATATCAATTATGCACATGCTCGAGTTCATAGTCTTTTGCGAAAAAGTGAATTCTCAATCGAAGAAATCTTGAAAGAAAATATCACGACCTCATCGCACAGAGAGAGTCGAGAACTTCTATTTTTTGCTTTGCGACTTCCTGAAGTTATTGAAGAGAGTTTTGAGAGTCGCGGAGTTCAAAAAATGGCGGAATATCTTCACTCACTCGCTTCTAATTTTCACAGTTTTTATAATAAAACTCCGATGATTGGTAATGAGAAAGAGAAAGAACTTTTAAAACTGTCTCTTATTGTTGCAAACTCAATCAAGTTGGGTCTTTCTCTACTCGGAATTTCTGCTAAGGAAAAAATGTAA
- a CDS encoding hypothetical protein (PFAM: Polyketide cyclase / dehydrase and lipid transport), with product MKQIILENEFPVSVETLFNFHRETANLSKITPPWIGVEILNQIPITKEGDLIELKISQYGISQVWRVEIEEMKEPNLIIDFAQKSPFKLFRHRREFRKSENGSILKDIVSLQMPFLLRPAEFFAKRETEKMFQWRHKKLAEIFGESK from the coding sequence TTGAAACAAATTATTTTAGAAAACGAATTTCCTGTTTCAGTTGAAACACTTTTTAATTTTCATCGTGAAACCGCAAATCTCTCAAAAATTACTCCACCTTGGATTGGTGTCGAGATTTTAAATCAGATTCCTATTACAAAAGAGGGAGACCTCATCGAACTCAAAATTTCTCAATATGGAATTTCACAAGTTTGGCGAGTTGAAATTGAGGAGATGAAAGAACCAAATTTAATAATTGACTTTGCTCAAAAATCTCCGTTTAAGCTTTTTCGACACCGTCGGGAATTTCGTAAAAGTGAAAATGGATCAATTTTAAAAGATATTGTCTCCTTGCAAATGCCTTTTCTTTTACGACCTGCTGAATTTTTTGCAAAAAGAGAGACCGAAAAAATGTTTCAGTGGCGACATAAAAAACTAGCCGAAATCTTTGGAGAATCAAAATGA
- a CDS encoding putative membrane protein (PFAM: RDD family): MRWRNAKKQKRNRGKKEVFVEEKIYGNFWARFFAQVMDMFLLVMPITALMGFIFGYEAMKDPNLNPLAGQLQMGFTLLVTVFFWYFGGGQTPGKKALKLKVVNDKDFSEPNFIQLLIRYLGYFLSMISLVGFFIPLFRKDKKALHDLIAGTVVIIEK; this comes from the coding sequence ATGAGATGGAGAAATGCAAAAAAACAGAAACGAAATAGAGGAAAAAAAGAGGTTTTTGTAGAAGAAAAAATTTACGGAAACTTTTGGGCGAGGTTTTTTGCTCAAGTTATGGATATGTTTCTTCTTGTTATGCCAATTACTGCACTTATGGGTTTTATTTTTGGATATGAAGCTATGAAAGACCCAAATTTAAATCCACTTGCTGGACAGTTACAAATGGGATTTACACTTTTAGTAACTGTATTTTTTTGGTATTTTGGTGGTGGTCAAACTCCAGGAAAAAAAGCTCTAAAATTAAAAGTTGTTAATGATAAAGATTTTAGCGAACCAAATTTTATACAACTTTTGATTCGATATTTGGGTTACTTTTTATCGATGATTTCACTTGTTGGATTTTTTATCCCACTTTTCCGAAAAGACAAAAAGGCACTTCACGACCTTATCGCAGGAACTGTTGTTATTATCGAAAAGTAA
- a CDS encoding putative glycosyltransferase (PFAM: Glycosyl transferase family 2): MKVSAFTFIRNGEILGYPFVESIKSVLPIVDEFVVNVGRSEDNTLERVKEIGDPKIRIIESEWNENIRNDFSIGGFVYGQQKSIALFNTTGDWAFYLEGDEIVHEDDLEKIRETMEKYKDDDRVEALHFDYIHFYGNKNTYLDSPGWYRTAPRIIKTTIPVWAPKGLYFVVIENYKGGRYPKAIPSGGRIFHYGYVRNEEQMQKKFDKVEKYWSDKKKSFNYGNIDPQILKRFDGTHPQVVADYFQNSDEVFQADPNYKITKKELRRRWKAKLEKLLGGIDLSRKFYLKAKL; the protein is encoded by the coding sequence TTGAAAGTTAGTGCATTTACATTTATAAGAAATGGAGAAATTTTAGGTTATCCATTTGTTGAAAGTATAAAATCTGTTTTGCCTATTGTTGATGAGTTTGTTGTAAATGTTGGTCGAAGTGAAGACAACACTTTAGAGCGAGTAAAAGAGATAGGTGATCCGAAAATTAGAATTATTGAATCTGAATGGAATGAAAATATTCGTAATGATTTTTCAATTGGTGGTTTTGTTTATGGACAACAAAAATCAATTGCACTTTTTAACACAACTGGAGATTGGGCTTTTTATCTCGAAGGTGATGAAATTGTGCATGAAGATGATTTAGAAAAAATTCGTGAAACAATGGAAAAATATAAAGATGATGACCGAGTTGAAGCTCTCCATTTTGACTACATTCACTTTTATGGAAATAAAAATACATATCTTGATTCCCCAGGTTGGTATCGAACTGCTCCAAGAATTATAAAAACAACTATACCTGTTTGGGCTCCAAAAGGTCTATATTTTGTTGTGATTGAAAACTATAAAGGTGGTCGGTATCCAAAAGCGATTCCGAGTGGCGGACGAATTTTCCATTACGGCTATGTTCGGAATGAAGAGCAGATGCAGAAAAAATTTGATAAAGTTGAGAAATATTGGAGTGATAAAAAGAAAAGTTTTAATTATGGAAATATTGATCCGCAGATTTTGAAAAGATTTGATGGAACTCACCCACAAGTTGTTGCTGACTATTTCCAAAACAGCGATGAGGTTTTTCAAGCCGACCCAAATTACAAAATCACGAAAAAAGAGCTACGGCGAAGATGGAAAGCAAAACTTGAAAAACTTCTTGGTGGAATCGATTTGAGTCGGAAATTCTATTTAAAAGCAAAATTATAG
- a CDS encoding FKBP-type peptidyl-prolyl cis-trans isomerase (PFAM: FKBP-type peptidyl-prolyl cis-trans isomerase), with protein sequence MGIEKDQIVSILYEVKDTTSGEVVDSNMNATPLTFMMGRGQLIIGLENALTNMNNGESADTLVKAVEAYGEYDENATQTLPVEQFAGLELSVGMTLYGQDEAGQTVAVTVKSFDDVNVTIDFNHPLAGKDLLFSVHVTMVRNATPDELLSGIPMENQQSMGGGSCSTGSCGCSTGVEEDPFGGSCATDGGQGHGHGGGHCGSGTCH encoded by the coding sequence TTGGGAATCGAAAAAGATCAAATCGTTTCAATACTTTACGAAGTAAAAGATACAACAAGCGGTGAAGTTGTTGATAGCAACATGAATGCAACTCCATTAACTTTTATGATGGGTCGAGGTCAATTAATTATCGGACTTGAGAATGCATTAACAAATATGAACAATGGCGAAAGTGCTGATACACTTGTAAAAGCAGTCGAAGCATACGGTGAATATGATGAAAATGCTACTCAGACTTTACCAGTTGAGCAATTTGCAGGGCTTGAATTAAGTGTTGGGATGACTCTTTACGGTCAAGATGAAGCAGGTCAAACAGTTGCCGTAACAGTAAAATCTTTTGATGATGTAAATGTAACAATCGATTTCAATCACCCACTTGCTGGAAAAGATTTACTTTTTTCTGTTCATGTAACAATGGTTAGAAATGCTACACCTGATGAGCTTCTTTCTGGAATTCCAATGGAGAATCAACAAAGTATGGGTGGTGGTTCTTGTTCAACTGGTTCATGTGGTTGTTCAACAGGAGTTGAAGAAGATCCATTTGGTGGAAGTTGTGCGACTGACGGTGGACAAGGACACGGACATGGTGGCGGACACTGTGGAAGTGGAACTTGCCATTAA
- a CDS encoding protein of unknown function (DUF2018) (PFAM: Domain of unknown function (DUF2018)) has product MFLGIDDEDDFLHGSPIGKFFDIVFTANNDVVRHELEKIAESYVAMDILLTEQFGDEVAQKIQEVIFSNPEFQDLKTSFFMEKMSAIVSQSE; this is encoded by the coding sequence ATGTTTTTAGGTATTGACGACGAAGACGACTTTTTACACGGTAGTCCAATTGGGAAATTTTTCGACATTGTTTTTACAGCAAATAATGATGTTGTAAGACATGAATTGGAAAAAATTGCTGAATCTTATGTTGCAATGGATATTCTTTTGACTGAACAATTTGGCGATGAGGTCGCTCAAAAAATTCAAGAAGTTATTTTCTCAAATCCAGAGTTTCAAGATTTAAAAACAAGCTTTTTCATGGAAAAAATGAGTGCAATAGTTTCACAAAGTGAATAA